A genome region from Euphorbia lathyris chromosome 4, ddEupLath1.1, whole genome shotgun sequence includes the following:
- the LOC136225958 gene encoding heat shock cognate 70 kDa protein-like yields MKILPFKIVAGPGDNPMIVVTYKGEEKKLSPEEILSMVLTKMREIAEAYLGSTVKNAVVTVPAYFNNSQRQATRNSGAIAGLNVMRIIGESTAAAIAYSLDKKASSGMKKNVLIFDLGGGNLDVSLLIIEEGMVEVKSVDGDPYLGGEDFDNRMVNHFVKEFKRKDKKDISGNARALRRLRTACERAKRILSSTAETTVEVDCLLDGIDFYSSITRARFEELKMDLFRKCMESVELCLRAANMDKNSVDDVVLVGGSCRIPKVQELLQELFNGKELCKSLNPDEAVAYGAAVHAAILSGNLQDLLLFDIIPLSLGVGVVGDLMNVVIPRNTTIPTKKEKEFTTIFDNQTSVLVDVYEGESKIIIDNNLLGKLELSGTPPSPKGVSKINVCFDIDVNGILTVSAVEKTTGKNNKITITNDEGSLSKEEIEKMVKEAEKYKAEYEELKKKTDAKNALENYAYNMKNTVTDDKISPKLAPEDRKKIEDAIEEAFEWLEANQLGEADEFEDKMNELKSICTPIIAKIDE; encoded by the coding sequence ATGAAGATCTTGCCATTTAAGATAGTTGCTGGCCCTGGTGATAACCCTATGATTGTTGTTACATACAAGGGTGAGGAGAAAAAGCTTTCCCCTGAGGAGATATTATCTATGGTTCTTACTAAGATGCGTGAAATAGCTGAAGCTTATCTTGGATCAACCGTTAAAAATGCAGTGGTTACTGTTCCTGCTTACTTCAATAACTCTCAGCGTCAGGCAACCAGGAATTCTGGTGCGATTGCTGGCCTTAATGTTATGCGTATTATCGGCGAGTCTACAGCCGCAGCCATTGCCTATAGTCTTGACAAGAAGGCAAGCAGCGGTATGAAGAAGAACGTATTGATATTTGATTTGGGTGGTGGTAATTTGGATGTCTCGCTGCTTATTATAGAAGAAGGTATGGTTGAAGTCAAGTCCGTTGATGGTGACCCTTATCTTGGAGGTGAAGACTTTGATAACAGAATGGTGAACCACTTTGTTAAAGAGTTCAAGAGGAAGGATAAGAAAGATATCTCTGGAAATGCTAGAGCTCTTAGGAGATTGAGGACTGCCTGTGAGAGGGCTAAGAGGATTCTTTCATCCACTGCTGAGACAACTGTTGAGGTTGATTGTTTGTTAGATGGTATTGATTTCTATTCATCCATTACACGTGCCAGATTCGAGGAGTTGAAGATGGATCTCTTCAGAAAGTGTATGGAGTCTGTTGAGTTGTGTTTGAGAGCTGCCAATATGGACAAGAACAGTGTAGATGATGTCGTTCTTGTTGGTGGTTCTTGTAGGATTCCAAAGGTACAGGAGTTGTTGCAGGAATTGTTCAATGGGAAGGAGCTTTGTAAGAGCTTAAATCCGGATGAGGCTGTTGCGTATGGGGCAGCTGTACATGCTGCAATTTTAAGTGGAAACTTGCAGGATCTTCTGCTCTTCGATATCATCCCTCTGTCACTTGGAGTGGGAGTTGTTGGAGATCTTATGAATGTTGTGATACCAAGGAATACTACCATTCCTACAAAGAAGGAGAAGGAATTCACCACTATATTTGACAACCAGACCAGCGTATTGGTAGATGTATATGAGGGTGAGAGCAAAATAATAATAGACAACAATTTACTTGGAAAATTGGAGCTTTCTGGCACTCCCCCATCTCCAAAGGGTGTCTCTAAGATCAATGTGTGTTTTGACATAGATGTCAATGGTATCTTAACTGTTTCTGCTGTGGAGAAAACAACAGGGAAGAATAACAAGATAACAATCACTAATGACGAGGGAAGCTTGTCCAAAGAAGAGATTGAGAAAATGGTAAAGGAGGCTGAGAAATACAAGGCTGAATATGAGGAACTTAAAAAGAAGACTGATGCTAAAAATGCATTGGAGAATTATGCGTATAACATGAAGAATACTGTGACCGATGATAAGATCAGCCCGAAACTAGCCCCAGAAGACAGAAAGAAGATTGAGGATGCGATTGAGGAAGCTTTTGAATGGTTGGAAGCAAACCAGCTAGGTGAGGCAGATGAGTTTGAGGATAAGATGAATGAGCTAAAGAGCATATGCACTCCTATCATTGCCAAGATCGATGAATGA